In Spirosoma pollinicola, the genomic window TACAATTACCTCGATAATCCGGGCACCTTTCCCGTGCAGTTGGCTAACCCCGACCTTAAGTGGGAAACTACCCGGCAAACAAACGTCGGTTTAAACGTCGGCTTCTTCAACAACCGCATTGGTCTGGAAGTAAACGCTTACTCGAAATACACCTACGACTTACTTTTACAGGTGCCACTGGCGCAGAGTTCGGGCTTTGCCAGCATTTACCGGAACGATGGCGAGATCAGCAACCGGGGTCTCGAATTCTCAATTAACAGTCAGAATATCAACAAGGACGGATTCCAGTGGACTACCAGTTTCAACATTGCCGGGAACGTAAACCGAATAGAAAAACTGTCTATTCCAGTTGATGCCAGCTACGCCACGGAGCGCATGGCGCAGGGTTATTCATTCCACTCGTACTATGTTTATAAACAGCTCTATGTTGACCCAAAAACGGGCGATGCCGTGTATGACGATGTCAACAAAGACGGCAAAATCACCGTGGCCGACCGGCAGTTTTACGGGAGCGCGTTGCCCAAATTCTTTGGCGGGCTGAACAACACCTTCGCTTACAAAGGGTTCGATCTGTCGGTATTTTTCAATTTCACCTACGGCAACAAGGTGTTTAACAACAACCGGTTTTTCCTGGAGTCGGGTGGTACGCGGGATGACCGTCGGGCCATCAACAAAAACCAGTTGAACCGCTGGCAGAAAGAAGGCGACATTACCGATGTGCCACGTGTCACGACCATTGGCAACAACTACAACCTGAGTCTAACCAGTCGATTTGTTGAAGATGGGTCATTTCTCCGACTGAACTCACTCGTGTTTGGCTACACCATCCCTAAATCAGTTCTTCGCAAATTGGGGATTTCCTCGGCACGGGTATATTACAGCGGCTCGAACCTGTGGCTGTTGAGCAACTATCAGGGGCCGGACCCAGAGGTAAACGTCACCGCCGACCCCACAACGCAAGGCTATGACCTGGGCACGCCACCCCAACCGCGGACAGCTCAGTTTGGTCTCAACCTTACGTTATAAACGCTCCTCACACGTTCTGTCCGTTGTCGTTTTCAGCCTTTAGGGTGGATATGATTGGACTACACCGAAACGAAATCAGCATGAAAAAGATACGTTATATACTTCCTTTCCTTGTACTTCTGACCAGTTGCCAGCAATTTCTGAATGTGCAACCGGAGTTACAGGTCGATGAATCACAGGCAATTACGAACGCCAGCACCGCCGAAGCGGCTGTAAATGGGCTCTACAACCGACTGGGCAGTGACAACTATTATGGCTCTAACTTTCCGGCCCTGTCCTACCTGTCGGGGGGCGACATTCAGTGGACTGGTTCGCAGTCGGCTCCGCAGGAGATTACGGCCCGGAAGTTAACAGCCGCCAATGGGTATGTCAGCTCGGCCTGGTCGGCTATTTATCAGACCATCTTACAAGCCAACTATTTACTGGAAGTGGTTCCTACGTTAAAAGACCCGCAACTAACCGCCGACCGAAAAAATCAGATTCAGGGCGAAGCCTATGCACTTCGGGCTTTGTCGTACTTCGATCTCGCGCGGGGCTGGGGCGGTGTGCAGTTGATCTTGAATGCAACGCACACGCCATCCGACAATACGGGTATCAGCCGCAGTACTCTGGACGAAACCTACGCGCAGGTACTGAAAGACCTGACGGCTGCGGAGCCTCTTCTGGCAGCGACAACCAACCGTAACAAGGTTACGCGGAAAACCGTTTGGGCGTTGCGGGCGCGGTATCACCTCTATCGGCGGGAGTGGGAACAGGCAGAGACCTACGCCAGCAAACTCATCGACGATGCGGCTGCTTACAAACTGGCAAAACCGTACAATGCTTTCTTTGCGAACAACGCAGTGGCCACAACAGAATCGGTCTTTGAGATTGCCTATACCAATTCGTTCAAAAACGGTCATTATAACTGGTGGCTTCCTCCGGCACTCAGCGGTCGGCGCGAATGGGCACCGAGTGATAAACTTGTAGCCTTGCTCAACGACCCGAATGTGGGCGGTAACCGGAAAGACCTGATTGCCCAAACCAGTCCACCGGGTAATTTGTGGTACGGCAAACTGTATTACCGCACGCCACTCGGCACCGATCCGGCCTACATTATTCGTATTACTGAGTTGTATCTGATTCGTGCAGAAGCCCGTACCCAACTGGGTAAAATAGCGGCCGCACTCACCGATTTGAACGCCGTTCGTGATCGGGCGGGTCTGGCCGTTTCGCAGGCAACAACCAAAGACGCTCTATTATTAGCCATTGAAACCGAACGGCAAGTCGAATTTCCGTTCGAGGCTGATCGCTGGTTCAACCTGATCCGTACCGGGCGGGTGGCGGTTGTTCTGGGCATTACCGATGCCAGTAAATACGTACTGCCCATTCCCAACAGCGAACTTCTGGCCGATAAGGCGCTGACGCAAAATCAGGGGTATTAACTTATCTTCGTTCGGTTGCGTATTAACAGCCCAATAACACGAAAACAAACTACTGAAATGAAAAAGCAAATCATTTTACCGCTCCTGTTCCTGGCACTACTCGTTGGCAGGATCAACGCGCAAACGACCCAATTTGTAGGGCCCGAAAAAGGATCGCTGGTCATTGTGGGCGGGGGAAATATGGGGTCTGAAATCTGGGACCGTTTCGTTGAACTGGCCGGTGGGCCAGCCGCAGCCAGCATCGTGATTATTCCAACGGCGGGCGAAGATTCATCAGCCGACAGTGCGCCCCGCGAAGAGGAAAAACTGCTCAGTCTGGGCGTAAAGGACATTACTATTCTGCACACCCGCGATCCAAAAGTGGCCAATCAGGAATCGTTTGTGGCTCCATTGCGTAAAGCCACGGGCGTCTGGTTTGTGGGTGGTCGGCACTGGCGACTTGCCGATTCCTACCTGAACACGCTGGCACATAAAGAATTCAATGCCGTATTGAGTCGGGGGGGCGTTATTGGCGGCACATCGGCCGGGGCTACCGTTCTTGGGTCGTTTATGGTTCGGGGCGATACCAAAGGCAACTCGATTATGATTGGCGACCATACACAGGGGCTTGACTTTATTCACAACGTAACCATCGACCAGCATTTCCTGCGTCGGAATCGTCAGTTCGACCTCGTGGACGTAATTAAAACCCGACCTGAGCTATTGGGTGTTGCCATTGACGAAGGGACAGCCATTGTAGTGCAACAGAATACGTTCGAGGTTATTGGCGCATCCTATGTCGGCATTTACGAGGCCGGTCAAATTGCCAACAGCACAAAGTACCCATCGGGCCAGAACAGCACGGGAGGGCCGTTTTACTTCCTCAGCAAAGGCCAGAAGTTTGACCTGAAAGCGCGTAAAGTGTTGAGTCAACAGCCACAACGGGTAAACGAACCAGCGAAGTAAAGAGATGAGTGTATCAGACAGCATCCTGCTGTCTGGCCATCAGGCTAAAAAATGCCCTTAACTGGCCAAGTCGGAACGGGGTAAGGAGTTCATCTTTGCCTGACGGCCAGACAGCAAGATGCTGTCTGATACACTCATCAATAAACAAGTTGACATCGACCCAAATAACCTATTTAATCTATAGATTATAATTATTAATATTTCCCATTTATGTCAGCATTTGAATCAACTCCACCACCCACTCCTGCCTGGACGAAAGCAGAGAAAGTACTCTTTCGCTTTGTATTCATCTACTTCATTATCCAGGTTATTCCTCTCAGTTGGCAATTCTACCGTGACCTGTTTTCAATTGACTGGGGGGCCTTTTATTACCGCGACCTGTTCCACTTATCGCGCTACGCCCCTCATTTTTTTGGGCAGGACGACACCTTTGTCAATTGGGCAGTAGTTGCGTTGATTGCCCTTGCGGGCACTGTAATCTGGTCGTTACGCGATTCAACCCGAACAGATTATACAGCCCTATTCTACTGGCTTCGTGTTGTGCTGCGCTACCGCTTAGCTATTGCGGTCTTTGCCTACGGTTTCATTAAGCTTTTCCCACTCTTGGCTCCACTCCCATCCATCAGCAACCTTAACACGCCCTATGGCGATTTTACAGCCTGGAAACTATTTTCGCTCAGTCTGGGCATAGTGCCCTCCTATGAATCATTTTTAGGGCTCGTCGAAATTGTGGGCGGGCTTTTACTCCTCAACCGCAAGACAACGGCTATCGGCACGCTGATAATCATTCCATTTCTGGGTAATGTCTTTGTCTCGAATCTGGCCTACGAGGGCGGTGAGTCTGTTTATAGTTTGCTGCTTATCACGTTCGCACTGGTCTTGTTTGGGTATGATGCTATCCGTTTGTTCAGGCTGGTTTCGCTTGAGCAACCAACGCTGCCAAACCGGTTCAAACCTGTTTTTACTGAAACCTGGCAACGGTATAGCCGCTTGGCGCTGAAGAGCAGTTTCATCTTCTTCGCCGTTTTTCTGTATGGATACAAAACCTACGCAGCCTATAAAACCGGCTCCTACCAATTCCCAAAAACAGCGGGTTTGCCCGGAGCAGCGGGTGTGTATGATGTAAGTGTGTTCAAGCTGGCGGACGAAACCCTCCCCTACTCCAAAACGGACTCCGTGCGCTGGCAGGACGTCGTTTTTGAAACCTGGAATACAATCAGCATTAAATCGAATCGGCCCGTTATTCTGGATAGAACGAACACCGAACGAATTATGGCCGACGATGCCAGCCGAACCTATGAACAGGCGGGTTCGGCTGGTCGTCATTATTACCGCTATCAGGTCGATTCAACCCGGCATGTGCTGGCGTTGACAAACCGGAATCCCAATTACCCGAACGAAACGCTGACGTTGCAGTATGAGCGTGACGGCTCGAATCAGATTATCCTGTCCGGACTCAATGAGAGACGGGATTCTGTGTATGTGGTACTCAATAAACTCAACAAAAAATACCTGCTGAACGAGGCTGCCAAAGCCGGTCGTCGGGGCACACTCAAACTCTAATCCTGCTAAACAATGGCACTTCCCGATATCACTCCCGAACGTCAGGACTTAGGGCTTATTTCGCCCGAGGAACTAACCCAAATACCCATTCATGAACGGCAACACGTTGCGTCGAATTCTCAAATTTCCGGGAAACAACAGCCCGAAGATTCTAAATCGGCCAGTCGATACCGGGCCTGGACGACTGCTCAGAA contains:
- a CDS encoding RagB/SusD family nutrient uptake outer membrane protein, yielding MKKIRYILPFLVLLTSCQQFLNVQPELQVDESQAITNASTAEAAVNGLYNRLGSDNYYGSNFPALSYLSGGDIQWTGSQSAPQEITARKLTAANGYVSSAWSAIYQTILQANYLLEVVPTLKDPQLTADRKNQIQGEAYALRALSYFDLARGWGGVQLILNATHTPSDNTGISRSTLDETYAQVLKDLTAAEPLLAATTNRNKVTRKTVWALRARYHLYRREWEQAETYASKLIDDAAAYKLAKPYNAFFANNAVATTESVFEIAYTNSFKNGHYNWWLPPALSGRREWAPSDKLVALLNDPNVGGNRKDLIAQTSPPGNLWYGKLYYRTPLGTDPAYIIRITELYLIRAEARTQLGKIAAALTDLNAVRDRAGLAVSQATTKDALLLAIETERQVEFPFEADRWFNLIRTGRVAVVLGITDASKYVLPIPNSELLADKALTQNQGY
- a CDS encoding cyanophycinase encodes the protein MKKQIILPLLFLALLVGRINAQTTQFVGPEKGSLVIVGGGNMGSEIWDRFVELAGGPAAASIVIIPTAGEDSSADSAPREEEKLLSLGVKDITILHTRDPKVANQESFVAPLRKATGVWFVGGRHWRLADSYLNTLAHKEFNAVLSRGGVIGGTSAGATVLGSFMVRGDTKGNSIMIGDHTQGLDFIHNVTIDQHFLRRNRQFDLVDVIKTRPELLGVAIDEGTAIVVQQNTFEVIGASYVGIYEAGQIANSTKYPSGQNSTGGPFYFLSKGQKFDLKARKVLSQQPQRVNEPAK